A stretch of Fundicoccus culcitae DNA encodes these proteins:
- the pyrH gene encoding UMP kinase, whose protein sequence is MAGEDGFGINPKVIKEMVEEIKEIYQLGVEIAIVVGGGNIWRGSVGEEMGMERAQADYMGMLATVMNALALQDVLENNDVPTRVQTSVEMRQIAEPFIRRRAIRHLEKKRVVIFAGGTGNPYFTTDTTAALRAAEIEADVILMAKNNVDGVYNADPKIDANAVKYDNLSHMDVIAKGLKVMDSTASSLSMDNDIPLIVFNLNKPGNIKRVVLGESIGTIVQGH, encoded by the coding sequence ATGGCTGGGGAAGACGGTTTTGGTATTAACCCTAAAGTCATCAAAGAAATGGTAGAAGAAATTAAAGAAATCTATCAATTAGGTGTTGAAATTGCTATCGTTGTCGGTGGTGGAAATATTTGGCGCGGGTCAGTTGGTGAAGAAATGGGTATGGAAAGAGCTCAAGCAGACTATATGGGTATGCTGGCTACGGTTATGAACGCCTTAGCTTTACAAGATGTCCTAGAAAATAATGATGTACCGACACGGGTTCAAACTTCCGTTGAAATGCGTCAAATAGCCGAGCCTTTCATTCGTCGCCGTGCTATTCGCCATTTAGAAAAGAAACGGGTTGTCATTTTTGCAGGTGGGACAGGTAATCCTTATTTCACAACTGATACAACCGCCGCTTTGAGAGCTGCAGAAATTGAAGCCGATGTGATTTTAATGGCTAAAAATAATGTGGATGGGGTCTATAATGCCGATCCTAAAATTGATGCCAATGCGGTTAAATATGATAACTTAAGCCATATGGATGTTATTGCTAAAGGGCTTAAAGTGATGGATTCAACAGCCAGCTCCTTGAGTATGGATAATGATATTCCATTAATTGTCTTCAATTTAAATAAACCTGGCAATATTAAACGGGTTGTTCTTGGTGAATCAATCGGAACCATCGTTCAAGGCCACTAA
- the tsf gene encoding translation elongation factor Ts: MANVTAKMVKELRDITGVGMMDAKKALVATDGDQDKAIDFLREKGLASAAKKADRIAAEGMTASYIDGNTAAIIEMNSETDFVSKNEQFQQLVANVVKAIAEGKPSNLEDALAMEVNGKSISTTISEATNVIGEKLSLRRFEVLEKSDADAFGEYSHMGGRIGVLTLIEGDTDEEKAKDVAMHVAAINPRYVDRTEVSDEEYAHEEKIQTEIALNEGKPANIVEKMIKGRMNKFLSEISLNDQPFVKDSDQTVAQYVGSSNGKVKKFVRFEVGEGMEKRSENFAEEVAAQMKK; this comes from the coding sequence ATGGCAAACGTTACTGCAAAAATGGTAAAAGAATTAAGAGATATCACTGGTGTAGGTATGATGGACGCTAAAAAAGCCTTAGTCGCAACGGATGGTGATCAAGATAAAGCCATCGACTTTTTACGTGAAAAAGGTTTAGCTAGTGCAGCTAAAAAAGCTGACCGTATCGCTGCTGAAGGTATGACAGCAAGTTATATTGATGGTAATACAGCTGCCATTATTGAAATGAACTCTGAAACAGATTTCGTTTCTAAAAATGAACAATTTCAACAATTAGTAGCTAATGTTGTTAAAGCAATTGCGGAAGGTAAACCTTCTAACTTAGAAGATGCTTTAGCTATGGAAGTTAATGGAAAATCTATTTCAACAACTATTTCAGAAGCTACCAATGTTATCGGAGAAAAACTTTCTTTACGTCGTTTTGAAGTTCTTGAAAAATCAGATGCTGATGCATTTGGTGAATATTCACATATGGGTGGACGTATTGGTGTCTTAACATTAATCGAAGGCGATACTGATGAAGAAAAAGCTAAAGACGTTGCTATGCACGTTGCAGCTATTAACCCTCGTTATGTTGATCGTACTGAAGTATCAGACGAAGAATATGCCCACGAAGAAAAAATCCAAACTGAAATTGCTTTAAACGAAGGCAAACCAGCTAATATCGTTGAAAAAATGATTAAAGGTCGTATGAACAAATTCTTATCAGAAATTTCATTAAATGACCAACCATTCGTTAAAGATTCTGACCAAACAGTAGCTCAATATGTTGGCTCTTCAAATGGTAAAGTTAAAAAATTCGTCCGCTTTGAAGTCGGCGAAGGTATGGAAAAACGTTCAGAAAACTTTGCTGAAGAAGTAGCAGCTCAAATGAAAAAATAA
- the rpsB gene encoding 30S ribosomal protein S2 — MAVISMKQLLEAGVHFGHQTRRWNPKMKKYIFTERNGIYIIDLQKTVKLVDEAYNYMREASANNGVVLFVGTKKQAQQAIEEQAKRAGQYYINHRWLGGLLTNWDTIQGRIRRLKDIEKMAEDGTFDVLPKKEVLEIRKEQDRLEKFLGGIKDMPRIPDVIFIVDPRKERIAVKEAHKLNIPIVAMVDTNCDPDEIDVVIPSNDDAIRAIKLITTAMADAIIESNQGASESEDEVSDTEFFDNLFETNEATEEAETTEA, encoded by the coding sequence ATGGCAGTTATTTCTATGAAACAATTGTTAGAAGCAGGTGTACACTTTGGACACCAAACACGTCGCTGGAACCCGAAAATGAAAAAATACATCTTTACTGAACGTAACGGTATTTATATTATCGATTTACAAAAGACAGTAAAATTAGTGGATGAAGCATATAACTATATGCGTGAAGCCTCTGCTAATAATGGTGTTGTCTTATTCGTTGGTACTAAAAAACAAGCACAACAGGCGATTGAAGAACAAGCTAAACGTGCGGGTCAATACTACATTAACCATCGTTGGTTAGGTGGATTGTTAACCAACTGGGATACTATCCAAGGACGTATTAGAAGATTAAAAGATATCGAAAAAATGGCTGAAGATGGAACATTTGATGTTCTACCTAAAAAAGAAGTTTTAGAAATCCGTAAAGAACAAGATCGTTTAGAGAAATTCTTAGGCGGAATCAAAGATATGCCAAGAATCCCTGATGTTATCTTCATTGTGGATCCTCGTAAAGAACGTATTGCTGTTAAAGAAGCACACAAATTGAATATTCCAATCGTAGCTATGGTGGATACAAACTGTGATCCAGATGAAATTGATGTCGTTATTCCATCAAATGATGATGCGATTCGTGCAATCAAATTAATCACAACAGCAATGGCTGACGCTATTATTGAATCAAACCAAGGCGCAAGTGAATCTGAAGATGAGGTTTCGGATACAGAATTCTTTGATAACTTGTTTGAAACAAATGAAGCAACTGAAGAAGCCGAAACAACTGAAGCTTAA
- a CDS encoding FAD-dependent oxidoreductase, whose translation MTALSIKNRPMTIESLQETEFDILIIGGGITGAAIAHQASVSGMQTALIDMQDFAGGTSSRSTKLVHGGIRYLKQFDIDVVSETVKERAVIQQIAPHIPVPSLMIMPIYEEVGAPFSLLEIETAMALYDQLAGITEGPWKHRMLSKEETMALLPEIDSQRLIGGGMYLDFRNNDSRLVIEHLKTAYQNKATILNYVKAVELVYADDQIVGVKVQDLITHGVFIIRAKVVVNAAGPWSDELREMDPLDHKPNQLRLTKGIHLVVDKSKLNVSHPVYFDTGLADGRMIFVLPQGDKTYFGTTDTDYRGDLNQPLPTQIDVDYLINIINSRFPKAHIQMKDIESSWAGLRPLIQSSAIVDYNGSRRQTLDDATFDLLNQLFTDYHQNNLSREEVEQILANSSFFKQETKDSPSSISRGSHLSVSPSGLVTIAGGKLTDYRQMANDVMKVVIERLKTFFQINIPAINSAHYKISGGEFEVEDYDQVMLTNKLLFIELGMNEQEADWLAKLYGSNSQKVMTYIDKASHYAERYHYPLALALALIYGIEEEGVCTIRDFLVMRTSLVLFHLMEVEVYIDSLLQTLAEELTLSAEILQQQRNLIWEDIKERRLGYLED comes from the coding sequence TTGACAGCTTTATCCATAAAAAATCGACCGATGACCATCGAGTCGCTACAAGAAACAGAGTTTGACATCTTAATCATAGGTGGCGGCATTACAGGCGCAGCTATTGCCCATCAAGCGAGTGTCAGTGGTATGCAAACGGCACTCATTGACATGCAAGATTTTGCTGGTGGCACTAGTAGCCGTTCGACGAAATTAGTGCATGGCGGTATTCGCTATTTGAAGCAATTTGATATTGATGTTGTTTCTGAAACGGTTAAAGAGCGGGCTGTTATACAACAAATTGCCCCCCATATTCCTGTACCATCCTTGATGATTATGCCCATTTATGAAGAAGTTGGCGCGCCGTTTTCGCTATTAGAAATTGAGACCGCTATGGCTTTATATGACCAACTCGCAGGTATCACTGAGGGACCATGGAAACATCGGATGCTATCCAAAGAGGAGACAATGGCTTTATTACCTGAAATCGATAGCCAACGTTTAATCGGTGGAGGCATGTATTTAGATTTTCGAAACAATGACAGTCGACTAGTGATTGAACATTTAAAAACAGCGTATCAAAATAAGGCCACCATCCTTAATTATGTCAAAGCTGTGGAATTAGTCTATGCAGATGACCAAATTGTCGGGGTGAAAGTTCAAGACTTAATAACGCATGGGGTATTTATTATAAGGGCTAAAGTAGTTGTGAACGCTGCAGGACCATGGAGTGATGAATTGCGGGAAATGGATCCTTTAGACCATAAGCCGAATCAATTGCGTTTAACTAAAGGCATCCATTTGGTGGTGGATAAGAGCAAATTAAACGTCAGTCATCCCGTTTATTTTGATACAGGATTGGCTGATGGCCGCATGATATTTGTCTTGCCTCAAGGCGATAAAACCTATTTTGGTACCACAGATACGGATTATCGTGGTGACTTGAATCAGCCTTTACCTACACAAATCGATGTTGATTACTTAATTAATATCATCAATTCACGTTTTCCAAAAGCCCACATTCAAATGAAAGATATTGAAAGTTCTTGGGCTGGCTTGCGACCTTTGATTCAAAGTTCAGCGATAGTTGACTATAATGGTAGCCGTCGGCAAACTTTGGATGATGCGACTTTCGATTTGTTGAATCAACTATTTACTGATTATCACCAAAATAATTTAAGTCGTGAAGAAGTGGAGCAAATTTTAGCCAATAGCAGTTTCTTTAAACAAGAAACAAAAGATAGTCCCTCCTCAATATCCCGCGGTAGTCACTTGAGCGTGAGCCCATCAGGTCTAGTGACAATCGCAGGTGGTAAACTCACTGATTACCGGCAAATGGCTAATGATGTGATGAAAGTGGTCATTGAACGACTAAAAACCTTCTTTCAAATAAATATCCCTGCCATAAACTCAGCACACTACAAAATATCAGGTGGTGAATTTGAGGTTGAAGACTATGATCAAGTGATGTTAACTAATAAGTTGTTGTTTATCGAACTTGGAATGAATGAGCAAGAAGCCGATTGGTTGGCCAAACTGTATGGGAGTAATAGTCAAAAAGTGATGACATATATAGACAAAGCCTCCCATTATGCTGAGCGTTATCATTATCCGCTAGCCTTAGCCTTGGCTTTGATTTATGGCATCGAAGAAGAAGGGGTCTGTACAATAAGGGATTTCCTTGTCATGAGGACAAGCTTAGTTTTGTTTCATCTGATGGAAGTTGAAGTATACATCGATAGCTTGTTGCAGACATTGGCAGAAGAATTAACCTTAAGTGCTGAAATACTTCAACAACAAAGAAACTTGATTTGGGAAGATATTAAAGAAAGACGGTTAGGGTATTTGGAAGATTAA
- the glpK gene encoding glycerol kinase GlpK: MVNTEAKYIMSIDQGTTSSRAIIVNHDGEIVGSSQAEFEQFYPQPGWVEHDANLIWNNVQQVIAGAFIDGGINPSQIAAIGLTNQRETTVVWDKQTGKPIYHAIVWQSRQTADLAEQLIQDGHQEMIQAKTGLVIDAYFSATKIRWILDQVEGAQARAEAGELLFGTIDSWLLYKLTDGDVHNTDYTNASRTMLFNIHTLEWDQDILNLLNIPRQMLPEVKSNSELLGTTKSYLFFNYEIPITGMAGDQQAALFGQLAFEPGMVKSTYGTGSFIIANLGSEAFLSKHNLLTTIAYVLDGEVTYALEGSIFVAGSAVQWLRDGLQLIENSAETEALAFQSDNEDQVYLVPAFTGLGAPYWNSHARGSLFGLTRGTTKADLAQATLQSIAYQVNDIIDTMRLDTDVAITELRVDGGASLNDFLMQFQADITGVKLTRAKNLETTALGAAYLAGLGIGFWKNREDLMQFVTPGNEYFANMSDEHRRRLIKGWQRAVKTTEYYAELVNEDS, encoded by the coding sequence ATGGTAAATACAGAAGCGAAATACATTATGTCGATTGATCAAGGGACGACAAGTTCGCGAGCGATTATTGTAAATCACGATGGGGAAATTGTTGGGTCAAGTCAAGCTGAATTTGAACAATTTTATCCGCAACCTGGATGGGTTGAACACGATGCCAACTTAATTTGGAATAATGTGCAACAAGTTATCGCTGGAGCCTTCATTGATGGGGGAATTAATCCTAGCCAAATTGCAGCCATTGGTTTAACCAATCAACGTGAAACGACGGTCGTTTGGGACAAACAGACAGGCAAACCTATCTATCATGCGATTGTCTGGCAATCGCGGCAAACGGCTGACTTAGCTGAACAACTTATACAAGATGGCCATCAAGAAATGATTCAAGCGAAAACAGGTTTAGTGATTGATGCTTATTTTTCGGCAACAAAAATCCGTTGGATTTTAGATCAAGTTGAAGGCGCACAAGCACGGGCTGAAGCCGGGGAATTATTATTTGGAACAATTGATAGTTGGTTGTTGTATAAATTAACGGATGGTGACGTCCATAATACCGATTATACCAATGCGTCACGCACCATGTTATTTAACATTCATACTCTCGAGTGGGACCAAGATATTTTAAATCTATTAAATATCCCTAGACAAATGTTGCCGGAAGTAAAATCCAACTCGGAATTATTAGGAACGACAAAGAGTTATTTGTTTTTTAATTATGAAATTCCCATCACGGGGATGGCAGGTGACCAACAAGCGGCCTTATTTGGGCAATTAGCCTTTGAACCAGGAATGGTCAAAAGTACTTATGGAACAGGGTCATTTATCATAGCCAATTTAGGGTCAGAAGCATTTCTATCCAAGCATAATTTGTTAACAACCATTGCTTACGTTTTAGATGGTGAAGTGACTTATGCCCTAGAAGGTTCTATATTTGTGGCAGGTAGTGCCGTTCAATGGTTAAGAGATGGCTTGCAACTCATTGAAAACTCGGCTGAAACAGAAGCTTTAGCTTTTCAATCCGATAATGAAGATCAAGTCTACTTAGTCCCTGCATTTACAGGTTTAGGCGCTCCTTATTGGAATTCACATGCTAGAGGTTCCCTTTTTGGGCTGACAAGAGGGACGACTAAAGCCGATTTAGCCCAAGCGACTTTACAATCCATTGCTTATCAAGTTAATGATATTATAGATACGATGCGTTTGGATACGGATGTAGCGATTACAGAACTTCGCGTTGATGGCGGGGCATCGCTCAATGACTTTTTGATGCAATTTCAAGCGGATATAACGGGGGTTAAATTAACGCGTGCTAAAAACTTAGAAACAACGGCTTTAGGGGCAGCTTATTTAGCAGGCTTAGGCATAGGTTTTTGGAAAAACCGTGAGGATTTAATGCAATTTGTGACACCCGGTAATGAGTATTTTGCAAACATGTCAGATGAACATCGTCGACGGTTAATAAAAGGTTGGCAAAGAGCGGTTAAAACAACCGAATATTATGCAGAATTAGTTAATGAAGATAGTTGA
- a CDS encoding Mbeg1-like protein: MTTLFNYLLRNKEKSFDDMYFNEVDLLLINELSYFPLDHYVTNSFDVAQAFTLSKLAQVLGPSLPRLHQYQSLILTRDRIELFNIMANSIRYSNIKLYAFYNQISIDIELQFSALCFDIPNQYTLVAFRGTDDSIIGWKEDAYMAFQQVIPAQQMAADYLNAMPIKNDKPILLSGHSKGGNLAVYAASQANIELQNQIQVIFSFDGPGFQPQINNTQQMQAICRKLIHIIPEDSIVGMMLEHNVPALVIKSRNSAFVQHDPINWIIVDNHFEVIDSVSDFSRLVDLTIKEWTNQLNEEDMKRFIDIIFDLIDQTQIQRLEEINQNKVSFFRSFFTYMNALDVESRQFIDEIVMQLVQIFRNLFKEYRNQSLVDMKDKAIQWFKPITFLEYFTTNFPSLINKEEEISIPVKPQNQPIDNEQEEV; encoded by the coding sequence ATGACCACATTATTTAATTACCTTTTGCGGAACAAAGAAAAATCATTTGACGATATGTATTTTAATGAAGTTGATCTACTCCTTATCAATGAATTAAGTTATTTTCCTTTGGATCATTACGTCACAAACTCATTTGATGTGGCACAAGCATTTACCCTTAGTAAACTCGCTCAAGTCCTTGGTCCCAGCCTACCCCGTCTCCACCAATATCAATCGCTGATTTTAACTAGGGATCGGATTGAATTATTCAATATCATGGCAAACTCTATCCGTTATTCTAATATTAAACTGTATGCGTTTTATAATCAAATTTCAATTGATATTGAATTGCAATTTTCAGCGCTTTGCTTCGATATTCCTAATCAGTACACCCTTGTTGCTTTTAGAGGCACGGATGATTCGATTATTGGTTGGAAAGAAGATGCCTACATGGCATTCCAACAAGTAATCCCTGCTCAACAAATGGCCGCTGACTATTTAAACGCCATGCCCATCAAAAACGATAAACCCATTCTTTTGAGTGGCCATTCAAAAGGGGGTAATCTGGCGGTTTATGCAGCCTCTCAAGCAAACATTGAATTACAAAACCAAATCCAAGTCATCTTTTCGTTCGATGGTCCCGGCTTTCAACCCCAAATAAATAACACCCAACAAATGCAGGCGATTTGTCGCAAACTCATTCACATTATTCCTGAAGATTCCATCGTGGGTATGATGTTAGAACATAACGTACCCGCTCTTGTCATAAAAAGTAGAAATAGTGCCTTTGTCCAACACGATCCTATTAATTGGATTATAGTCGATAATCATTTTGAAGTCATTGATTCGGTTTCGGATTTCAGTCGATTAGTCGATCTGACGATTAAAGAATGGACAAATCAATTGAATGAAGAGGATATGAAGCGTTTTATCGATATAATTTTTGATTTAATTGATCAAACACAAATCCAACGGTTGGAAGAAATTAATCAAAATAAAGTCTCTTTCTTTCGTAGTTTCTTTACCTACATGAATGCATTAGATGTAGAATCACGACAATTTATCGATGAAATTGTCATGCAACTTGTTCAAATCTTCCGTAATTTGTTTAAAGAATACCGCAACCAATCATTAGTTGACATGAAAGATAAAGCCATTCAATGGTTCAAGCCCATTACTTTCTTGGAATACTTTACAACCAATTTCCCAAGTTTAATTAACAAAGAAGAAGAAATTTCTATTCCTGTAAAACCACAAAATCAACCCATAGATAATGAGCAAGAGGAAGTATGA